The Methylomusa anaerophila genome has a segment encoding these proteins:
- a CDS encoding methyl-accepting chemotaxis protein, which yields MKKLQEIISAAETCRDASALDCNIIVCDAEAKIIHFVPAKSFVTDVQVGAIAQGKAIRECIAQKRVVHSIIPERIYGLRLKSVLCPIIEEDGQLSGVIGTASSLKTQELLHNAAKTIAATTQQISTTSQALAETACHLAEDLTDVKNGMEQVLHEIDKTDDILQFVSNVASNSNLLGLNAAIEAARAGEQGRGFAVVAEEIRKMAVDSDESVKNIRNILQNIQKQTHAVVKTILSAVDVGQQQAAATQEISATLEQMSASAADVTKVAEMK from the coding sequence ATGAAAAAGTTACAGGAGATCATTAGTGCTGCCGAAACTTGCCGGGATGCAAGCGCGCTTGATTGCAACATTATCGTCTGTGATGCCGAGGCCAAAATCATCCACTTTGTACCGGCGAAATCCTTTGTAACCGATGTCCAGGTGGGTGCTATTGCCCAAGGAAAAGCAATCCGCGAATGTATTGCTCAAAAGAGGGTTGTTCATAGCATAATTCCTGAACGTATATACGGTTTACGATTAAAGTCGGTACTTTGTCCTATTATAGAGGAGGATGGACAATTGTCGGGAGTGATTGGTACCGCCTCTAGCTTAAAAACACAAGAGCTGTTACATAATGCGGCGAAAACCATTGCCGCAACTACGCAGCAAATCAGCACTACTTCCCAGGCATTGGCTGAGACGGCCTGTCACTTGGCTGAAGATTTAACCGATGTAAAAAATGGCATGGAACAGGTCTTGCATGAAATTGATAAGACAGATGATATATTGCAGTTTGTCAGCAATGTGGCCAGTAATTCCAATTTATTAGGGCTAAATGCAGCAATTGAGGCTGCCCGGGCCGGCGAACAAGGGCGGGGATTTGCCGTTGTCGCTGAAGAAATCCGCAAGATGGCCGTTGATAGCGATGAGTCAGTAAAAAATATCAGAAATATTCTTCAAAATATTCAGAAACAAACACATGCGGTAGTCAAGACGATATTGTCCGCTGTTGATGTAGGTCAGCAGCAGGCGGCCGCTACCCAGGAGATATCGGCTACTTTAGAACAAATGTCAGCATCAGCGGCAGATGTAACTAAGGTAGCAGAAATGAAATGA
- a CDS encoding HD domain-containing protein, whose translation MSYIPNLVEARALLAKYNREKFHIQHGETVAGVMGWFAAKHDPENEEFWRVVGMLHDIDYELYPQEHCVKGEEIMRNEDIDERVIHSTLSHGYGLTGTPYKPENVMEKILYAVDELTGLIWAVSLLRPSKSVSDLELSSVKKKFKANNFAAGCSRDAIRQGAQMLGWELDELISETILAMRTLPAE comes from the coding sequence ATGAGCTACATACCCAACCTGGTGGAGGCACGAGCTCTGCTTGCTAAGTACAACCGGGAGAAATTTCATATCCAGCACGGCGAGACGGTTGCAGGAGTAATGGGATGGTTTGCCGCCAAACATGATCCGGAAAATGAGGAGTTCTGGCGCGTCGTCGGTATGCTTCATGATATTGATTACGAACTGTATCCACAGGAGCACTGTGTGAAAGGCGAAGAAATCATGCGCAATGAAGATATTGACGAGAGGGTGATACATTCGACGCTCAGTCATGGCTATGGTCTGACCGGAACGCCGTATAAGCCTGAAAACGTGATGGAAAAAATATTGTATGCGGTCGACGAGCTTACCGGTCTGATCTGGGCGGTATCGCTTTTGCGTCCGAGCAAGAGCGTGTCTGATCTTGAATTGTCGAGCGTGAAGAAGAAATTCAAAGCTAATAACTTTGCTGCCGGATGCTCTCGCGACGCGATTCGCCAGGGCGCACAGATGCTTGGGTGGGAGCTTGACGAACTTATCAGCGAGACAATACTCGCCATGCGGACTCTTCCAGCGGAATAG
- a CDS encoding GNAT family N-acetyltransferase gives METERLVIRNFKADDWYDLFEYLSQKEVLRYEPRTESNEEECKKIAAERAQGNIFWAVCLKETGKMIGHLYFAQREPYDYLTWMLGYIFNPAYYGQGYATEACRKMLQYAFEQLDAHRVIALCNPENTASWRLLERLSMRREGHFRKEVFFRKTDDGNPIWLDGFQYAILAEEWNKERNNNLIFEPIIEASSLATKFSY, from the coding sequence GTGGAGACGGAACGACTTGTTATTCGTAATTTTAAAGCTGATGATTGGTATGATTTATTTGAATATCTCTCACAAAAAGAAGTACTCAGGTATGAACCAAGAACTGAAAGTAACGAGGAAGAGTGTAAGAAGATAGCTGCCGAACGCGCGCAGGGTAACATCTTTTGGGCCGTGTGTCTTAAAGAAACCGGTAAAATGATTGGACATTTATATTTTGCGCAGAGAGAACCATATGATTATTTGACATGGATGCTAGGCTATATCTTTAATCCGGCTTATTATGGACAAGGTTATGCTACCGAGGCATGCCGAAAAATGTTGCAGTATGCCTTTGAACAATTAGATGCACATAGAGTTATTGCATTATGCAATCCGGAAAACACAGCCTCCTGGAGGTTATTGGAACGGCTGTCAATGCGACGAGAGGGTCATTTCCGAAAGGAAGTTTTTTTCAGAAAAACAGATGATGGAAACCCAATTTGGCTTGACGGATTTCAGTATGCTATATTGGCGGAAGAGTGGAACAAAGAGCGTAATAATAATTTGATATTTGAACCAATAATTGAAGCTTCATCTTTGGCGACGAAATTCTCTTATTAG